The Humulus lupulus chromosome 3, drHumLupu1.1, whole genome shotgun sequence genome window below encodes:
- the LOC133824695 gene encoding disease resistance-like protein DSC1 yields MSSSSSSIFTPKKYDVYVNFRSENANKTFVSNLYASLHRRKIHTSYVDFDDPKGTEEISPGMVKAIEESKLGIIIFSENYGSSPKCLDELVHILECNKEKQQFVIPLFYHVDPSHVRDQLESFARVIKWRRRVSEAKKTDLTTAPAIIYETGGDDDFRSLVQALTSGQFTSSTVKYEPDRVEKWKLALEAAANLSSLSTSSTNVSESELVELVVEAVVNKLEQLKSLDNTSQCLVGIEPRVEKIVSLLHIGSPEVRIIGIWGMGGIGKTTLARVVYERVASQFESSCFLENVQEVSRSRGLNNLRNELLAELFEEESDQYLDNYSSFGSTLLAYRRKRVLTVLDDVNNLNQFELLARDHDLFGYGSRIIITTRNMQVLRNIGANEVYRVEELNQEDAFQLFCSIAFRESNFSKTDYIEFSEEIVDNVQGHPLALIVLASCLKYKSKQDWESALTKLKKIPNIGIQNVLKISYDELDNYEKSLFLDVACFFRSENREIVENVLDSRDFFTSNQLNDLRDKFLLTFDAHKNIKMHDLIAEMACQIVLRERKKSRLVTAEDILHISKHSTESAATHVEGICLDMCENREIQFSPSVFKKMNSLRLLKIHFSNPEKCKVNFSPGLPSLPKSLRYLHWDASPLKSLPEDFPLENLVELIMPYSNFETMWDGDQDLVNLKKIDLSYSVRLTHIPSLTRAQNLQYLKLEYCKSLTELPSHLQHLPELTTISLSGCSSLDKFPQLPKKLKSLYMSGTSIYEVPSSIEYLTNLEVLLLSDCERLESLPTTLSKLLSLEYLNMDGCSNLSRLPEILGPMEDLMFLFLNNTAIKTLPSTIENLVNLETLDLRRCRELELIPTSIYQLENLKLLNVSGCMKLNKLPPMSVGLQSLSRLNLSDCSLLEIPDQLGALASLESLDLSGSIIDRVPTSINKLLKLKHLDISNCKNLRALPEIPLFVEFVDAHGCISLKTMSTVSKLALTQGWDHFPVRSEELVFFNCLRLDHNARNNLMNDGRLRILRMATFSRSKQVPEYSSVSICYPGYQIPKWFNYRCRGSSIHVKLRPQWWNSNFLGFSLCLVAAPFSECDSHTQIHFHCELKFRDKNGKTHTFKSFLRGYSQDNDEDTSIRWLNSDHLFLWYDYGLCLHELEADTFTEAWFEFFAIDSWDRKVNSCEVKKCGIHLLYRQEAARFGFPTGVSEQSDEIIEICDSDNDDDDTTMSAGIDYDNIMNEEEEDQQPTEIYRRKSNFSGCAWIISLIKEFCEHGFVKKSGYDDHVTLGDGLRQQGNTSTFRATEAHIEKHFKENSMHSMKLKVEELNQKAEQILKLLIK; encoded by the exons atgtcttcttcttcttcttccattttcaCTCCAAAAAAGTACGACGTATATGTGAATTTCAGATCAGAGAACGCTAACAAGACTTTTGTTAGCAATCTCTACGCGTCTTTACATCGGAGGAAGATCCACACTTCATATGTGGATTTTGACGATCCGAAGGGAACAGAAGAAATTTCACCTGGAATGGTTAAAGCAATAGAAGAATCAAAACTAGGTATAATTATTTTCTCGGAAAATTATGGTTCTTCCCCAAAGTGTTTGGATGAGCTTGTGCATATATTGGAATGCAATAAAGAAAAACAGCAATTTGTTATACCATTGTTTTACCATGTCGATCCATCACATGTACGGGACCAATTAGAGAGTTTCGCGAGGGTGATTAAATGGAGGAGAAGAGTTTCGGAAGCAAAGAAGACCGATTTAACTACTGCTCCTGCGATTATTTATGAGACAGGTGGGGATGATGATTTCAGAAGTTTAGTGCAAGCGTTGACCAGTGGTCAGTTTACTTCTTCTACAGTTAAGTATGAACCAGATAGGGTGGAGAAATGGAAATTAGCTTTGGAAGCAGCAGCCAATCTAAGTAGTCTGTCTACTTCTTCAACGAATGT GTCGGAGTCCGAATTGGTTGAGTTAGTTGTGGAAGCTGTTGTGAATAAATTGGAACAACTGAAATCATTAGATAACACATCACAATGCTTGGTTGGAATCGAACCCCGTGTGGAGAAAATCGTATCCTTGCTACACATTGGTTCACCCGAAGTTCGTATTATAGGAATTTGGGGAATGGGTGGTATAGGCAAGACAACTCTAGCTCGTGTTGTGTATGAACGAGTTGCTTCTCAGTTTGAAAGTAGCTGCTTTCTTGAAAATGTTCAGGAAGTATCAAGGAGTCGTGGACTAAATAATCTACGGAATGAGCTTCTTGCTGAACTGTTTGAGGAAGAAAGTGATCAATATTTAGATAACTATTCGTCTTTTGGGTCGACATTGTTAGCTTATCGTCGTAAAAGAGTTCTTACAGTTCTCGACGATGTGAATAATTTAAATCAATTTGAGCTTTTAGCTAGAGACCATGATCTGTTTGGCTATGGAAGTAGAATTATTATAACAACTAGAAATATGCAAGTGCTTAGAAATATTGGAGCTAATGAAGTATATCGAGTTGAGGAATTGAACCAGGAAGATGCTTTTCAACTCTTTTGTTCGATTGCATTCAGAGAAAGCAATTTCTCCAAAACAGATTATATAGAATTTTCAGAAGAGATTGTAGATAATGTTCAAGGACATCCATTAGCTCTTATTGTTTTAGCATCCTGTTTGAAATACAAGAGCAAACAAGATTGGGAAAGTGCATTGACAAAGCTTAAAAAAATTCCCAACATAGGAATTCAAAATGTGCTGAAAATAAGTTATGATGAACTAGATAACTATGAAAAAAGCCTATTTCTGGATGTTGCATGTTTTTTCAGAAGTGAGAACAGAGAAATTGTGGAAAATGTACTCGATTCCCGAGATTTCTTTACTAGTAACCAGCTGAATGATCTCAGGGACAAATTTCTATTGACGTTCGATGCGCACAAgaatattaagatgcatgatttgATAGCTGAAATGGCTTGTCAAATTGTTCTTCGTGAGCGTAAAAAGAGTAGGTTGGTTACTGCTGAAGATATTCTACACATCTCCAAGCATAGTACA GAATCTGCTGCTACTCATGTTGAAGGGATATGTCTTGACATGTGTGAAAATAGAGAAATTCAATTCAGTCCTTCAGTCTTCAAAAAGATGAATAGTCTAAGACTGCTCAAAATTCATTTTAGCAACCCAGAGAAATGTAAAGTGAATTTCTCACCAGGGTTACCTTCTCTTCCTAAATCGCTTAGGTATTTGCACTGGGATGCATCTCCTTTGAAATCATTGCCGGAAGACTTTCCATTGGAAAATCTTGTTGAGCTTATCATGCCATATAGCAATTTTGAGACAATGTGGGATGGAGACCAG GATCTTGTAAACTTGAAGAAGATCGATCTTAGTTACTCTGTTCGATTGACTCACATTCCCAGTCTCACTCGAGCTCAAAATTTACAGTATCTAAAACTTGAATATTGTAAAAGCTTAACTGAGCTTCCTTCTCATTTGCAACATCTTCCGGAGCTTACCACTATCTCTCTCAGTGGTTGTTCTTCTCTTGACAAGTTTCCACAACTTCCAAAGAAACTAAAAAGTTTATATATGAGCGGAACAAGCATATATGAAGTGCCTTCGTCAATTGAATATCTCACTAATCTCGAGGTACTATTGCTGAGTGATTGTGAAAGGCTTGAGAGCTTGCCAACTACCCTTTCTAAATTATTATCACTTGAGTATCTCAACATGGATGGTTGCTCAAATTTGTCGCGTCTACCTGAAATCTTGGGACCAATGGAAGATCTGATGTTTCTTTTTTTGAATAACACAGCAATCAAAACGCTACCTTCTACTATTGAGAATCTTGTCAATCTTGAAACACTAGATCTGCGGAGGTGCCGCGAACTTGAGCTGATCCCGACAAGTATATACCAGTTAGAAAATCTTAAACTTCTCAATGTTTCCGGTTGTATGAAACTAAATAAATTGCCTCCAATGTCTGTCGGTTTACAGTCTTTGAGTCGACTGAACCTGAGTGATTGCAGCTTGTTAGAAATTCCTGACCAGCTTGGTGCCTTAGCCTCATTAGAAAGTTTGGATTTAAGTGGAAGCATAATTGATAGAGTACCTACAAgtataaataaacttttgaagcTGAAACACCTTGACATAAGCAACTGCAAGAATCTTCGAGCCTTACCAGAGATTCCATTGTTTGTAGAGTTTGTTGATGCGCATGGTTGTATATCATTGAAAACTATGTCGACTGTAAGTAAGTTAGCCCTTACACAAGGCTGGGATCATTTTCCTGTTCGTAGCGAGGAGCTTGTATTTTTTAACTGCCTAAGATTGGATCACAATGCGCGCAACAACTTGATGAATGATGGCCGTCTAAGAATCTTGCGCATGGCAACTTTCTCTCGCTCAAAACAA GTACCTGAATATTCTTCTGTTAGCATTTGTTATCCTGGGTATCAAATTCCAAAGTGGTTCAACTACCGATGCAGGGGATCTTCTATACACGTTAAGCTTCGTCCTCAATGGTGGAACTCCAACTTCTTGGGATTTTCTCTATGCCTTGTTGCAGCGCCTTTTTCAGAGTGCGATTCCCACACACAAATCCATTTCCATTGTGAGTTAAAATTCCGAGACAAGAATGGTAAAACTCATACATTCAAAAGCTTTTTGAGGGGTTATAGTCAAGATAATGATGAAGATACATCTATAAGATGGCTTAACTCAGATCACCTGTTCCTATGGTATGATTACGGTTTGTGTCTTCATGAACTGGAAGCAGATACCTTTACTGAGGCATGGTTTGAATTTTTTGCAATAGATAGTTGGGACAGAAAAGTAAACTCCTGCGAGGTTAAAAAGTGTGGTATCCACCTGTTATATCGCCAAGAAGCAGCGAGATTTGGTTTCCCCACTGGTGTGTCTGAGCAAAGTGATGAAATAATCGAAATATGTGATtctgataatgatgatgatgatacaACCATGAGTGCTGGAATAGACTATGATAACATcatgaatgaagaagaagaagaccaacAACCTACGGAAATATACAGAAGAAAATCAAATTTCTCAGGATGCGCCTGGATTATTTCCCTCATTAAAG AGTTCTGCGAGCATGGTTTTGTGAAGAAATCTGGATACGACGACCACGTTACTCTTGGTGATGGGCTACGACAGCAAGGCAACACGTCGACTTTTAGAGCCACGGAAGCCCACATTGAAAAGCACTTTAAGGAGAACTCCATGCACTCTATGAAGTTAAAAGTCGAGGAATTAAACCAAAAAGCCGAACAAATATTAAAGCTTTTGATCAAATAA